The genomic interval CGCCTGCCCTGGCCGCCGGTAACACGATCGTCTTCAAGCCGGCCGAATTCACGTCGTTGACCAGCCTGCTGTTTGCCGAGATCTGCCAGCAGGCCGGCGTTCCAGCGGGTGTCGTGAACATCGTCACCGGTGACGGCCGCGTGGGCGAAGCCATCGTGAATCACCCTGGCATCGACAAGCTGGCCTTTACCGGCTCGACCGAAGTCGGCCGCATCATCCGCAAGGCGACCGCCGGCAGCGGCAAGAAGCTGTCGCTGGAACTGGGCGGCAAGTCGCCCTTCATCGTCTTCGACGACGCCGACCTGGACGCGGCCGTCGAAGGCCTGGTCGACTCGATCTGGTTCAACCAGGGACAGGTCTGCTGCGCTGGCTCGCGCCTGTTGGTGCAGGAGTCGGTGTACGACCGCTTCATCGCCAAGGTCAAGGTGCGCATGCAGAACCTGCGCGTCGGCTCGCCGCTGGATAAATCGAACGACATCGGCGCCCTGGTCGACCCGGTGCAGCAGCAGCGCATCCACGGCCTGGTGGAAGCTGCCCGTGCCGAAGGTTGCGAGATCTGGCAGCCAGCCTGCGAAGCCCCAAGCGCCGGCTCGTGGTACCTGCCGACCCTGATCACTGGCGCCTCGACCTCGGCCGCCGTCGCCCAGACCGAAATCTTCGGGCCGGTGCTGGTCGCCATGAGCTTCCGCACGCCTGGCGAAGCAGTGCAACTGGCAAACAATACCGTGTATGGCCTGGCCGCCTGCGTGTGGTCGGAATCGATCTCGCTGGCGCTGGACGTCGCGCCGCAGATCAAGGCCGGCGTCGTGTGGATCAACACGGCGAACCAGTTCGACGCAGCTTGCGGTTTCGGCGGCTACAAGGAATCGGGCTTTGGGCGCGAAGGCGGCAAGGAGGGCATGTACGAATACCTGACCCACCGCAGCGAAGACCTGCGCCCGGCTGCACCGGTGATTGCCGAAAAGGGCAAGGTGAAACCGGCGGAAGAGGGGAGCCCGTTCGCCGTCGACCGCACCGCCAAGCTCTACATCGGCGGCAAGCAGGCCCGCCCTGACGGCGCCTACAGCCGCGCGATCATTGGTGCGAATGGCGCCTTCCTGGCCGACGTCGGCGAGGGTAATCGCAAGGACATCCGCAATGCCGTGGAAGCGGCGCACAAGGCTGCCGGCTGGTCGAAAGCCACCGCGCACAACCGCGCGCAAGTGCTGTATTACATCGCCGAGAACCTGGCGATCCGCGCCGACGAATTCGCCCAGCGGATCGCCGCGCAGACCGGCGCCAGGGACGCGGCGCGCGAAGTCGCCGCCTCGATCGAGCGCCTGTTCTACTGGGCTGCATGGGCCGATAAATACGACGGCCTCGCACACCAGCCGCCGATGCACGGCATCACCGTCGCGCTGAACGAGCCGGTGGGCGTGATCGGCGTGATCTGCCCGAACGAGAACCCGCTGCTGGGCTTCATCTCGCTGGTGGCGCCGGCCCTGGCGCTGGGCAACCGCGTGGTCGCCGTGCCGTCGGAAGCGCATCCATTGTCGGCGACGGACCTGTACCAGGTGCTCGACACTTCCGACCTGCCTGGCGGCGTGCTGAATATTGTCACGGGTTCGGCCGACGAGCTGGCACGCACGCTGGCGACCCACGGCGACGTCGATGCCGTGTGGCGTCATGACGGCTCTGCCGAGGGCTGCGCGGAAGTCGAGCGCCTGTCGAGCGAAACCTTGAAGCGCACCTGGGTCGGCGGCGGCAAGGGCCGTGACTGGTTCGATCCGAAGCAGGCCTGCGGCCGCATGGTCTTGCAGCATGCGAGCCAGGTCAAGAACGTCTGGATTCCCTACGGCGTATAAATATGGTTGGCGTCTGTAATGACGCATTTGTAGGGTGGGCGGGTTCCCCGCCCACGCGGTGATAGGTAAAGGCTCCGATGTCGTGCGCGGGCTGGCATACGCTAACTATCACCGCGTGGGCGGGAGACCCGCCCACCCTACGTTATAGAAAGGTTTAACTATGTTCCTCCCCCAAGAAATCGTCCGCAAGAAGCGCGACGGCGGCATCCTGACCGCGGAAGAAATCCAGTTTTTCGTGCGCGGCATCCCTGACGGCAGCGTCACCGAAGGCCAGATCGCTGCACTCGCGATGGCCGTCTACTTCAACGACATGAGCATGGACGAACGCGTCGCCTTCACGCTGGCAATGCGCGATTCCGGCCAGGTCATGGAATGGAAGTCCCTGAATTTGCCAGGCCCCGTGGTCGACAAGCACTCGACCGGCGGCGTCGGCGACGTGGTGTCGCTCATGCTCGGACCGATGATCGCGGCCTGCGGCGGTTTCGTGCCGATGATCTCGGGCCGCGGCCTGGGCCACACCGGCGGCACGCTCGACAAGTTCGATTCGATCCCCGGCTACAGCACCGTGCCGGATCCGGAAAAATTCCGCCAGGTCGTCAAGGACGTGGGCGTGGCCATCATCGGCCAGACTGCCCAGCTGGCGCCGGCCGACAAGCGTTTCTACAGCATCCGCGACACGACGGCGACGGTGGAATCGGTGGCGATGATCACCGGTTCCATCCTCTCCAAGAAGCTGTCGGCAGGTCTCGATGCGCTGGTGATGGACGTGAAAGTCGGTAGCGGCGCCTTCATGCCGACCTTTGAGAAATCGGTGGAACTGGCCGAGAGCATCGTCGCGGTTGGCAATGGCGCCGGCACCCGCACCTCGGCCATCCTGACGGGCATGGACGAGTCGCTCTGCCACGCCGCCGGCAACGCTGTCGAAGTGCGCGTCGCGATCGACTACCTGACCGGCAAATCGCGTCCGGCACGCCTGCATGAAGTGACGATGGCGCTCTGCGCCGAGATGCTGGTCATCTCGGGCCTGGCCGCCACGGAAGCGGAGGCGCGCGCGAAACTGCAGGCGGCGCTCGACTCGGGCGAAGCGGCGGAACGCTTCGCGCGCATGGTCGCGGCCCTGGGCGGCCCGGCCGGCCTGATGGACAAGCCGGACGCCTATCTGGAAACGGCCCCTGTCATCGTGCCGGTTCCAGCACTGCAGGCAGGCTATGCTGCTTCGGTCGACACCCGCGGCCTGGGCCTGGCGGTCGTGGCGCTGGGCGGCGGCCGCGTGCGTCCGCAGGATGCGATCGACTTCGCCGTCGGTCTCACTAACCTGGTGGAACTGGGCGACCCGATCGAGGTCGGACAGCCTCTGGCTACCGTCCATGCACGTACCGTTGATGCGGCCGAGCAGGCCGTGCGCCAGGTGCAGGCGGCGTACCAGATCGGTCTTGAAAAACCGGCGGCCCAGCCGATGATCCACCGCACCATCCGTCCGTAAGAAGGCAGCATCATGAAATACGCAAAACTGATTGCCGAAGCGGGCGCCGCGCGCGAACTGGCCTATGTGCCGTACTCGAAATTCCAGGTCGGCGCCGCCCTCGAATGCAAGGACGGCCGCATCTTCCGCGGCTGCAACATCGAGAACGCCTCCTACGGCCTGTGCAACTGCGCCGAGCGCACCGCCTTCTTCTCGGCCATGGCCCACGGCTACAAGCCGGGCGACTTCACGGCCCTGGCCGTGATCGGCCAGACGGATGGTCCGATCGCCCCCTGCGGCGCCTGCCGCCAGGTCATCCTGGAACTGGGCGGCAATGACCTGCCGGTGGTGCTGACCAACCTGAAGGGCGACATCCTCGAGACGACCGCGGCGGCGCAGCTGCCGAATGCGTTCGGGAGCTGGGATTTGAACAAGTAAGACTGCAAGGACCGGTGCTTGCCGCACCGGTCGATGTACTGGAAAGCGCTGCACGCGAAAGCGGAGCAGCGCTTTTTTATTCGCGCTTCGTCAATGGCCGCCTCATCACATCTGCTGAAACAAATGCGCATGATTCCGGCTTACCTCCAGCTCCTGCGGATAATTGCGCACCCTGAGCATCTGCCGCCCGCGCATATCGCGTGACACCTCGGCAATCGCATCCACCCGCACCAGCGTCGACCGGTGAATCCGCCAGAACTCGTCCGGATCGAGCTCGTCCGCCAGTTCCTTCAGTGTCTTGCGGATCAATAGTTCGGCAGTGGCCGTCTGCACCCTCGTGTACTTTTCATCCGACTGGAAAAACAGGATCTCGCGCGTGCTGATCATGCGCAGGTTGCCGCCGACTTGCGCCTGGATCCAGCGCAGGTAGTTGCGCTTCGGCGCCGCGCCCTGTTGCTGCAGCAGCTGGCCCAGCTGCGCCAGTTGCGAGCCGATGTCCTGAGGGGCCTGGGTGAGCCTGCGATGAAGGCGCTCGCGGGTCGTCGACAGCCGCTCGGCGGTCACGGGTTTGAGCAGGTAGTCGATGGCGCCATGCTCGAAAGCATCCACCGCGTACTGGTCGTAGGCGGTGACGAACACGATGTGGCAACGGTTGTAGAGTTGGCGGGCCGCTTCGATGCCGCCCATGCCGGGCATGCGGATGTCGAGGAAGGCGATCTGCGGCTTGTACCGTGCGGCCAAATCGACGGCTTCGATGCCATTCGTGGCCACGGCGACGACTTCGATGTCGGGCCAGGCTTCGAGCAGGCGTGCATGCAGTTGTTCGCGCATCGCTGCTTCATCGTCGGCAATCAGGGCAGTAACGCGCATTATGCTCCCTCCATCATTTTGTACGGAATGCGCACCGAAGCGCAGGCGCCGCCGCCCGGTGGCGCTTCGATCACGAGCTCGGCCGCGGCGCCGTAGAGTAGATGGAGGCGCTCGCGGATGTTCGCCAGGCCCACGCCGTCGTCGGCATGCAGGTCGATGCCGACGCCGTCGTCGCACACGTCCACGATCAGCGTGGCGCCTTCAACCCTTCCTCGCACCGTGATGGTGCCGCCGGCGATCTTCGGCTCCAGACCATGCTTGATGGCGTTCTCGATCAGGGTTTGCAGCATCATTGGCGGGAAGGGTGCGCTGCCGAGGAAATCGGGCACTTCGAAACGCACCGCCAACCTTTCCTTCATCCTGGCCTGCATGATGGCCAGGTAGGCCCGTGAGAGTTCGAGCTGCTTGCCGAGGGTGGACCCGCCAGCGGAGCGCATCTGCGGAAGGCTGGACCTGAGATAGGCGATCAGGTGCGCATGCACCTTGGCCGCTTCCGGCGGATCGGTTTCGATCAGGCGGCCGATCAGGGCCAGCGTATTGAACAGGAAGTGCGGTTCGACCTGAGCCTGCAGGGCGGCCATCTGCGACTCGACCAGGCGCTGTTCCAGCGTCGCGACCTCGGCCTTGAGGGTGGCGTCGCGCGCCACGAGTTCGGCGCGGCGCTTGCCGCCGGCCAGCACCTTCACCCCGAAGGAAACGAACACATACCAGAACGCTGGCTCGGGGGTATTGACCAGCACAAAGAAGACGATCGCCAGGAACCAGGTCAAATAGAGTTGACGCCACTCGACGACGGCAAGCCAGTCGAAAAAGGCCCACCAGAGCGCCTTGGCCTCGGCGAAAGCCTGGCGCACGAAGTCGAGTGTCCGGTTGATCTGGCTTGCCTGCACGTTCAGTCTCCGTTGTGCGTCGTGTCGTGCGTGGTCGGCGTTGCGATGGGCGTCGTCTTGTCGCCATTGATGGCCAGCACCGCATACTTGACGGCGAGGAAGATCGCGAAGAGCGTCAATGCCGTCGGAATCACGGCGATGGCGCAGGCGACCAGGAAGGCGGCCAGCAGCAGGGCTGGCCAGGGCAGGGCGGAGAAGGTGCGCAGCCCGCCACGCACGACGCGCATGCAGCTTTCCGCGGCGTCTTCGAGTTCGGCGGCAAAGGACCGGAAAGTCGTGGTTTTCATCTGTGTTCTCCCTGTAAAAGTGGATCGGATGAACACACTGTATGCCAGCGAAAGGGTCGCTTGGTGCGTCCTGCGACGAAGCGCAATTTTCATGGGCTAACCGGTAGCGTCGCCCGACGAACGGGACCGCTGGTGCGCCTCCCAGCCACGCTTGAGCAGGCCATAAAAGGCGGTGTCGGTGGTTTCGCCGGCGACGATCCAGCGCTCCGGCATATAGCCCTCCTGGCGGAAGCCCAGCTTTTCCAGCACACGGCCGGACGCGATATTGCGCGGGTCGATATCGGCTTCGATGCGGTTCATGCCCAAGCCTTCGAAAGCATGCTCCACCAGCGCCGGCAGGGCTTCGCTGACGATGCCCTGGCCCCAGAAGCTGCTGCCGAGCGCGTAGCCGATTTCGCAGCGGCGGTTGTCGCGATTCACGCCGAACAGGCTGGCTGTGCCGACCAGTTCGTCCGTACGGGTGAGCACGATGCCGAAGCGCAGGGCGCTGCCGTCGGCATAGCCCTGGGAGGCGGCAACGAGCATCTCCTCGGCCTGTGCCATGTCGGTCCAGGCACCGCGCGACCAATAGCGTACGACGGCGGGATCGGAAAAGATCGCGAACAGGGCCGGGGCGTCGCCGGCGCCCAGTGGACGCAGCGTCAGGCGTTCGGAATGCAGTAGCGGCGGCAGCGTCTCAGACATGAAAGTCTCCAGTGTGTCATCACGATGGTCTTACCCGCGATGGATGAGTTTGCGTTAGATCAAATGCCCGGGCTTTGCCGTTCTGCCTGTCGGTGCAGTGCTTTAGCATTGTCCAGTGCCCGCTGCCGACTCCACATATATGCAAATTGATATGACTAGGCTACAGCGCGCGTTTATATTACCGGAACGACGGCGGGTTTTTGCATATTTGCAACGCATCCGCCGGCCGGGTCTGGCGCAGCTTGCCCGCGGCTTGCCATCCGCTTCGCAGGCGCGCACATTGCTAGTAGATTGCCTCATCGTTTTGCCATTCGGTCACTTATTGGCTGCAAACAAGGGAGAGCCTGCATGAACGAGTCCAGACCCCAGTCGATGTCCGCCTTCTGGATGCCTTTCACGAACAACCGCGATTTCAAGAGCGATCCGCGCCTGCTGGTTTCGGCCCAGGGCATGTATTACCAGGACGTCGACGGCAACCAGGTCCTCGACGGCACCGCCGGCCTGTGGTGCGTGCCCTGCGGGCATGCCCAGCCGAAAATCGTCGGCGCCGTGCGCGAGATGATCGGCAAGCTCGACTTCGCGCCCACTTTCCAGATGGGCCATCCGGCCGCCTTCGATTTGGCCGAACGCTTGATGGACTACACCGGGCACAAATTCGGCCACGTGTTCTATACCAATTCCGGTTCCGAAGCCGTCGACACCGCCCTCAAGATCGCGCTGGCCTACCACAAGGCACGCGGCGAGGGCGGGCGGACGCGCCTGATCGGACGCGAGCGGGGCTACCATGGTGTCGGCTTCGGCGGCCTGTCGGTTGGCGGCATCGGCCCCAACCGCAAGCATTTCGGCCCGCTGCTGCCGGGTGTCGACCACCTTCCGCACACCCACAACCTGCAGAAGAATGCGTTTTCGCGCGGCGAACCCGATTTCGGCGCCGAACTGGCGGACGAACTGGAACGCCTGGTCACCCTGCACGATGCGTCCACGATTGCCGCCGTCATCATCGAGCCGGTCTCCGGCTCCACCGGCGTGCTGGTGCCGCCGAAAGGCTACCTCAAGAAACTGCGCCATATCTGCGACAAGTACGGCATCCTGCTCATTTTCGACGAAGTCATCACCGGTTTCGGGCGCCTCACCACGCCGTTTGCCGCCGACTATTTCGGCGTCGAGCCGGACATGATGACGACCGCAAAAGGCCTGACCAATGGCGTGATCCCGATGGGCGCGGTGTTTTCCAGGCGCTTCATCCACGATGCCTTCATGGAGGCGCCGGCCGGCATCGAACTGTTTCATGGCTATACCTATTCCGGTCACCCGGTGGCCTGCGCCGCGGCCCTGGCCACGCTCGAGGTCTTCCAGGACCAGGGCATCCTCGAGCACGCGAAGGGCATCCAGGCCTATTGGGAAGACGCGGTGCATGCACTGAAGGGGCTGCCGCACGTGATCGACCTGCGCACGATCGGCCTGGTCGCCGGTATCGAGCTCGAATCGATTCCGGGCAAGCCGGGCGCGCGCGCCTACCAGGCATTGAAGAAGGCCTTCGCGGACGGTATCCTGATCCGTACCACGGGCGACATCATCGCGCTGTCGCCGCCGCTCATCCTCGAGAAGCAGCACATCGACGAGTTGTTCGGCAAGCTGGCTACCGTACTCAAACACCTGGACTGAAGAGACAAGCATGAACCAACCCGACATCATCGGCCATTTCATTGGCGGGCACGTGGTCGACACCGCGGGCGATCGCTACGCCGACGTGTTCAATCCGGCGCTGGGCGAACCTTGCGCCCGCGTCACCCTGGCAAGCGTGGACGAAGTCGACGCCGCCGTCTTGCCGCCGCCGCCGCTTTTCCGGCCTGGTCGGCCACGCCGCCGCTGGCGCGCGCGCGCATCCTGTTCAAGTACCTGCAGCTGTGCCAGCAGCACACCGACGCCTTCGCCGCCCTGATCACGCGCGAGCACGGTAAAACCTTCAGCGACGCGCAAGGCGAAGTCGCGCGCGGCATCGAGGTGGTCGAATTCGCCTGCGGCATTCCGCAAATGCTCAAGGGAGAATTTACCGACCAGATCGCGCGCGGCATCGACGCCTGGTCGATGCGCCAGCCGCTGGGCGTCGTCGCCGGCATCACTCCCTTCAACTTCCCTGTCATGGTGCCGATGTGGATGTTCCCGATCGCGCTCGCCTGCGGCAATACTTTCGTGCTGAAACCCTCGGAACGCGACCCGTCGCCTTCGCTGCTGCATGCGCGCCTGCTGAAGGAAGCGGGCTTGCCGGATGGCGTCTTCAACGTGGTGCAGGGCGACAAGGTGGCGGTCGACGCACTGCTCGACAACCCCGCCGTGCAGGCCATCAGTTTCGTCGGCTCCACCCCGATCGCCGAATACATCTATGCCCGCGGCAGCGCCAAGGGCAAGCGTGTGCAGGCGCTGGGCGGCGCCAAGAACCACATGGTCGTCATGCCCGACGCGGACATGGACATGGCGGTCGACGCCCTGATCGGTGCGGCCTACGGTTCGGCGGGCGAGCGCTGCATGGCGATCTCGGTGGCGGTGGCCGTCGGCGACGCCGGCGACAAGCTGGTGGCCGCGTTGGCCGAACGTACCCGCAAGCTCAAGATCGGCGACGGCATGGGCGAGGGCATGGAGATGGGCCCCGTGGTGACGCAGGCTGCGCGCCAGCGCATCGAACGCCTGATCGGCGAAGGCGTGGAGCAGGGAGCTACGCTGGTCGTCGACGGCCGCGGCTACCGGGTCGACGGACGCGAGAACGGTTTCTTTGTCGGCGGCACGCTGTTCGACCATGTGCAGCCCTCGATGAGCATCTACAAGGAAGAGATCTTCGGGCC from Massilia sp. Se16.2.3 carries:
- a CDS encoding aldehyde dehydrogenase family protein: MPTIKEILQTMDYGPAPESTKEANAWLDQHGRRFGLFIDNAWTEGLETFASNNPADGSELAQVTQATPDDVNRAVEAARRAQPGWVAMGGHGRAKVMYSLARLLQKHARLFAVLETLDNGKTIRETRDADLPLAARHFYHHAGWAALQSEEFADYRAVGVVGQIVPWNFPVLMLAWKIAPALAAGNTIVFKPAEFTSLTSLLFAEICQQAGVPAGVVNIVTGDGRVGEAIVNHPGIDKLAFTGSTEVGRIIRKATAGSGKKLSLELGGKSPFIVFDDADLDAAVEGLVDSIWFNQGQVCCAGSRLLVQESVYDRFIAKVKVRMQNLRVGSPLDKSNDIGALVDPVQQQRIHGLVEAARAEGCEIWQPACEAPSAGSWYLPTLITGASTSAAVAQTEIFGPVLVAMSFRTPGEAVQLANNTVYGLAACVWSESISLALDVAPQIKAGVVWINTANQFDAACGFGGYKESGFGREGGKEGMYEYLTHRSEDLRPAAPVIAEKGKVKPAEEGSPFAVDRTAKLYIGGKQARPDGAYSRAIIGANGAFLADVGEGNRKDIRNAVEAAHKAAGWSKATAHNRAQVLYYIAENLAIRADEFAQRIAAQTGARDAAREVAASIERLFYWAAWADKYDGLAHQPPMHGITVALNEPVGVIGVICPNENPLLGFISLVAPALALGNRVVAVPSEAHPLSATDLYQVLDTSDLPGGVLNIVTGSADELARTLATHGDVDAVWRHDGSAEGCAEVERLSSETLKRTWVGGGKGRDWFDPKQACGRMVLQHASQVKNVWIPYGV
- the deoA gene encoding thymidine phosphorylase, translated to MFLPQEIVRKKRDGGILTAEEIQFFVRGIPDGSVTEGQIAALAMAVYFNDMSMDERVAFTLAMRDSGQVMEWKSLNLPGPVVDKHSTGGVGDVVSLMLGPMIAACGGFVPMISGRGLGHTGGTLDKFDSIPGYSTVPDPEKFRQVVKDVGVAIIGQTAQLAPADKRFYSIRDTTATVESVAMITGSILSKKLSAGLDALVMDVKVGSGAFMPTFEKSVELAESIVAVGNGAGTRTSAILTGMDESLCHAAGNAVEVRVAIDYLTGKSRPARLHEVTMALCAEMLVISGLAATEAEARAKLQAALDSGEAAERFARMVAALGGPAGLMDKPDAYLETAPVIVPVPALQAGYAASVDTRGLGLAVVALGGGRVRPQDAIDFAVGLTNLVELGDPIEVGQPLATVHARTVDAAEQAVRQVQAAYQIGLEKPAAQPMIHRTIRP
- a CDS encoding cytidine deaminase, with amino-acid sequence MKYAKLIAEAGAARELAYVPYSKFQVGAALECKDGRIFRGCNIENASYGLCNCAERTAFFSAMAHGYKPGDFTALAVIGQTDGPIAPCGACRQVILELGGNDLPVVLTNLKGDILETTAAAQLPNAFGSWDLNK
- a CDS encoding LytTR family DNA-binding domain-containing protein; amino-acid sequence: MRVTALIADDEAAMREQLHARLLEAWPDIEVVAVATNGIEAVDLAARYKPQIAFLDIRMPGMGGIEAARQLYNRCHIVFVTAYDQYAVDAFEHGAIDYLLKPVTAERLSTTRERLHRRLTQAPQDIGSQLAQLGQLLQQQGAAPKRNYLRWIQAQVGGNLRMISTREILFFQSDEKYTRVQTATAELLIRKTLKELADELDPDEFWRIHRSTLVRVDAIAEVSRDMRGRQMLRVRNYPQELEVSRNHAHLFQQM
- a CDS encoding sensor histidine kinase; amino-acid sequence: MQASQINRTLDFVRQAFAEAKALWWAFFDWLAVVEWRQLYLTWFLAIVFFVLVNTPEPAFWYVFVSFGVKVLAGGKRRAELVARDATLKAEVATLEQRLVESQMAALQAQVEPHFLFNTLALIGRLIETDPPEAAKVHAHLIAYLRSSLPQMRSAGGSTLGKQLELSRAYLAIMQARMKERLAVRFEVPDFLGSAPFPPMMLQTLIENAIKHGLEPKIAGGTITVRGRVEGATLIVDVCDDGVGIDLHADDGVGLANIRERLHLLYGAAAELVIEAPPGGGACASVRIPYKMMEGA
- a CDS encoding GNAT family N-acetyltransferase: MSETLPPLLHSERLTLRPLGAGDAPALFAIFSDPAVVRYWSRGAWTDMAQAEEMLVAASQGYADGSALRFGIVLTRTDELVGTASLFGVNRDNRRCEIGYALGSSFWGQGIVSEALPALVEHAFEGLGMNRIEADIDPRNIASGRVLEKLGFRQEGYMPERWIVAGETTDTAFYGLLKRGWEAHQRSRSSGDATG
- a CDS encoding aspartate aminotransferase family protein is translated as MNESRPQSMSAFWMPFTNNRDFKSDPRLLVSAQGMYYQDVDGNQVLDGTAGLWCVPCGHAQPKIVGAVREMIGKLDFAPTFQMGHPAAFDLAERLMDYTGHKFGHVFYTNSGSEAVDTALKIALAYHKARGEGGRTRLIGRERGYHGVGFGGLSVGGIGPNRKHFGPLLPGVDHLPHTHNLQKNAFSRGEPDFGAELADELERLVTLHDASTIAAVIIEPVSGSTGVLVPPKGYLKKLRHICDKYGILLIFDEVITGFGRLTTPFAADYFGVEPDMMTTAKGLTNGVIPMGAVFSRRFIHDAFMEAPAGIELFHGYTYSGHPVACAAALATLEVFQDQGILEHAKGIQAYWEDAVHALKGLPHVIDLRTIGLVAGIELESIPGKPGARAYQALKKAFADGILIRTTGDIIALSPPLILEKQHIDELFGKLATVLKHLD